The Streptomyces hundungensis genome contains the following window.
CCGCCGGGACCGCGTCGTCCTGGGCGCGCCCGGCCGCCCCCGCCGCCGGGGAATTGGCGGGCAGGACGAGGAACAGGTCGCCGTCGGGGCCGACGCCCCGTTCGCCGGTCAGGAGCTGCTCCGGACGGCCGCCCCCGGGGCCCGGTAGGAGCAGCACCGCCGAGCAGGTACTATGTACGAGAGTTCGTGTGCGCTCGGCTGCTGACGGCATCCGCGCGATTTCAAGTCCGCTGGGACGCGGCTGACCACGATCTGATCGGACCTCCGTCACGTGCCCGGCTCCAGAGGAGTCGGGGGAGTCGGCCTCCCGCGAAAGCGGCGTTTGGCCGACCTTCTTCGTGCTGTCCGTGATGTGACTGGTGTTCCCCGGACGAGACATGCGATCTCCTTGAGTAAGGTGAGCCTAACCTAACCCAACCATGGAGGTTTGGAGAACGTGCCTAACCAGTCGCGTCCCAAGGTCAAGAAGTCTCGTGCGCTCGGCATCGCGCTGACGCCGAAGGCCGTCAAGTACTTCGAGGCCCGCCCCTACCCGCCGGGCGAGCACGGCCGTGGCCGCAAGCAGAACTCGGACTACAAGGTCCGTCTGCTCGAGAAGCAGCGTCTGCGCGCCCAGTACGACATCAGCGAGCGCCAGATGGCGCGTGCCTACGACCGCGCCAAGAAGGCCGAGGGCAAGACGGGCGAGGCGCTGGTCGTCGAGCTCGAGCGTCGCCTCGACGCCCTGGTCCTGCGTTCGGGCATCGCCCGCACCATCTACCAGGCCCGCCAGATGGTCGTGCACGGTCACATCCAGGTCAACGGCGCCAAGGTCGACAAGCCGTCGTTCCGCGTCCGTCCGGACGACGTCGTGACGGTCCGCGAGCGCAGCCGCGAGAAGGTCCCCTTCCAGGTTGCCCGCGAGGGTGGCTACGCCGGCGAGGGCGAGACCCCGCGCTACCTCCAGGTGAACCTGAAGGCCCTGGCCTTCCGCCTGGACCGCGACCCGAACCGCAAGGAAATCCCGGTCATCTGCGACGAGCAGCTCGTCGTCGAGTACTACGCCCGCTGATCCAGGCGTAACTCCGGAGCCTCAGCGCTTCAGCCCGCCGTCCCCCCGCTCCGCACGGAGCGGGAGGCGGCGGGCTTCCGCATGTCCGGGGCCCTCGGGCTGCTGCCCCTCGCGTGCGGGCGGCAACTCCCGTACGCCGTCGGCCTCTTGGCCGCCGGCCAGGGCCCGCGCCACCGCCGCGTCCGTCTCGATCCGGGCGCCGCGCCGACGGTGCTTCTCGTACGCCGCGTCGCCCAGCCGCTCCCGCGTCCGCTCCTCGCAGAGCACGTGCGCGGCGTAGAAGTACGCCGAACCGAATAGGGGCAGACCCACCGAGGGCCAGATCCGCTCGGCCGCGCCCTGGAGCACGGCGGCCTCCGCCGGGTCACCGGCGTCCACCTCGACCAGCGCCAACATTTCCAGGGTGAGTACCGTGCCGACCAGGTCGTGGAAGGTGTGACTGACGGCGAGCGTCTCGCGCAGCAAGGTGCGCGCACGCACCGGATCGCCCCCGTACCAGGCCGCGTACGCCAGGACGTACAGCGCATACGCGCGCGCCCAGCGCTCGCCGTGCTCGTCGCAGACCTCCACGACGTGCTCGCAGATCGCGACGGCCTCGTCGAGCCGGCCCCGGAACCCCACCGCCATCGCCATCTCGACCCGGCCCATCAGCACATTGCTGTTGAGCTCACCGACCTCCTCATATCCGGCGAGGGCCTCGCGCAGCAGCTCCTCGGCGCGCGGCATGTCGTCGGTGACCAGCGCCAGACACCCGCAGCGGTGCACGGCGTACGCCACGGCCACCGCGTCCGCGCGCGACTCGGCCTCCTCACGGCACTCCTGCAAGGCGGCGATCGCCGCCACCGCGTCGCCCTGGAGCACCGCCACATAGCCGAGCACCCACAGCGCCTTCAGCCGTGAACTGTCGTGCTCGCTCTCGGCGTCCAGGACCTGGGTCAGCCAGTGCCGGCCCTCCGCGAGCCGCCCGCAGCCGGCCCAGTAGAACCAGAGCGTGCCCGCCAGGTACTGGGCCAGGTGCGTGTCCTCGGGCGAGGCGAGCGAAAACTCCATCGCGGCCCGCACGTTGGGCAGCTCTGCCTCGACGCGGGCCGCCACCTCGGCCTGGCGCGGGCTGAACCAGTCCAGCTCGCACCAGGTGGCGAGCCCCAGGTACCAGTCGCGGTGGCGCCGGTGCAGCCGCTCCGCGTCACCCGTCGCCGCAAGCCACTCGGCACCGTACTCGCGGACCGTGTCGAGCAGCCGGTAGCGCAGGCCGCCCGCGCCGTCCTCGCGCACCACCACCGACTGGTCGAGCAGCTCACCGAGGACGTCCAGCACGTCCTGCTGCGGCAGATCGGGGCCCACGCAGATGTACTCGACGGCCTCCAGATCGAAGGCCCCCGCGAACACCGACAGCCGCGCCCACAGCAGCCGCTGCGCCCCCGTGCACAGCTCATGGCTCCAGCCGATGGTCGTGCGCAGGGTCTGATGGCGGGGCAGCGCTCCCCGCCCGCCCCCGGTGAGCAGCCGGAATCGGTCGTCCAGGCGGCGCAGCAACTGCTCCACGGAGAGCGTGCCGAGCCGCCCGGCCGCCAGCTCCAGGGCCAGCGGGATCCCGTCGAGACGCCGGCACAGCTCGGCGGCGGCCGGCCCGTCCCCCTCGGACGGCCGCTCGGCGCCCCGCGATTCGGCCGCCCGCTCGGCGAACAGCGCCAGCGCGTCCCGCTCGTTCATCGGCGCCAGTGTGAACACCCGCT
Protein-coding sequences here:
- the rpsD gene encoding 30S ribosomal protein S4, which encodes MPNQSRPKVKKSRALGIALTPKAVKYFEARPYPPGEHGRGRKQNSDYKVRLLEKQRLRAQYDISERQMARAYDRAKKAEGKTGEALVVELERRLDALVLRSGIARTIYQARQMVVHGHIQVNGAKVDKPSFRVRPDDVVTVRERSREKVPFQVAREGGYAGEGETPRYLQVNLKALAFRLDRDPNRKEIPVICDEQLVVEYYAR